DNA from Meles meles chromosome Y, mMelMel3.1 paternal haplotype, whole genome shotgun sequence:
CACACTGCAGGGAGTGTGCTCACGTGTGCACGCCTACACAGAGACGCAGACGTGCATGGCACACGCGTGTGGGTGGTGCAAATGCATGTGGGTGCGCACACGTGCGAATGTGCGTCCGTGCACACGGATCCAGACATGCGCACAACACGGACGCACATGCGGGCGGacacacatgcacgcgcacacGCATGAACACGGATGCGGACACACGTAACACGGATGCACACGCGTACGCAGTGTATGTCTGCAGGTGTACGTGTGCGTGGGTACACGTGTGTGGACTTGTGCCTACAGACGTGCACACGCTTCCTCGTGAcgcatgtgcacacgtgtgctgTCAACACCGAGGTGCGTGCCGTGTCCCCAGGCTGCTGATGGCTGTGCCGTGCAGCTGTGGTCTGCCGTCCTGCACCGCCGTGGGACCGACACGCACCCCGGGCAGCGTGCCATGCTCTCACACAGACGCGCTGTGCACGGTTTAGTGTGCAAGAGCCCGGACAGAGTGGCTGGCGGCTGCTGACCGTCCGTGTAGCGGCTGCTTGCTGGGGGTACGGGCACGGGCGGGGACCCTCCGGCCACCCTGTGTGGTGGGGGCGTGGTTGCTTCATTGGAGGACGAGGCGTGAGGAACGCCCACGACCCGAAGCTCACATCCGGTCTCTCTTGCCTCCCCGGCTGACCTGTCTGTCCGTCTCTCTGACTGCATCCCTGTCCCTGCGTCTTTGTCCGGTTTCCCGTCTCACTTCGGTGTGGTGCGTCCTTTGTACAATGGTTGCGTGGGGTCCCCCTCCCAGAGGTGACAGGGTTCTCCGCGTGGGCCCCTCCTGGGCGGCCGGCGTGGCACGCCAGCCGTGCTGCCAGCAGAGGGCCTCCAGGCGCTCACCCCGCGCACACTCAGTCCACCGTGCCCCATCGGGCGCCGGGTCCAAGGGCGcgccctgcctccagctcagacAGGGCCGGTGCAGACTCGCGTGCGCATGTGAGCTCCttcctgtggcactgccctcagggCCATGTGTTTCCACGGGGGCCCCGTGGTCCGAGGGCTTCGTGGGGCAGCGGCTGCCCAACACGCCGCAGACCAGCCCCGCTCAAGGCTGTGGCAGAGGCGTCTGGGCTTGGTGGCACCCACTGGCCTGAAGGGACCTTTTCTTGATGGTGGAGGCCACGGCTTTACTTGTCCTATCCGTGGTCACGGGTGCGTGGCTGTGCCAGTGGAGACTCTGAGCGTCCCGGCTGTGTTGTTCCGTGTCCTGTTCCACATCCGTGGCCGGTGATGCGATGCGGTCATGGGTCCCGGTCGGCACAGCAGGGAGTGGGTCTGAGTCACCTGCATCGACGGCCGTGTTCAGAGCCGACAGAGCCCTCAGCGCAGACAGACTCGCGGGCGACACGTGTGCCAAGCTGTGCTGCGTGCTCGCCGTAGCCGGCTCCGTGCGCCTTTCCGCGGGAGGCAGCCGGGTTTAGGCCCAGACGCCGCACTGACCGCGGGCTTCCCGGTGTGTCCCGTGGCCCGTTGTTACGGAGCAGACTCCTGCGTGGCGCGCACCGTTGATGCGTGCCGTGGAGAAGGTCCGTGTGGTTGCAGCGGCTGGCAGTGCGGGGGGGGCCACCATTCTAGCCCCAAACCTGACCAAGCCCAGGCTCCCACTTGGCGCTCGTCCCACGGTGTTTGGAAAGCGCTCTGGGTGGAGGTAGCCCGGCCTCGTGGCACACGCGTGTGTGCGGACGGTCCACCCGCACAACGGATATGGATTCTCCACGGAGAGGACACGTGGTGCCGCGGATGGACCACGGACgcctggtggtgggggagggaagcccAGACCCATGGCCGCATCGGGTGTGCGGGGGCACAGAGAACGGGAGCTCGTGGGAACGGGGCCTCCTTGGGGGATGAGAACGTTCCGGAACCAGACAGCGGTGGCTGCACAGCCACGTGAATGGGTCACAGGCTGCCGAGCGTTCTGTTTCCAGTACTGAATGCGGCACCTTGCGAATTTCCCTCCACATTGAAGGAAAGGAGctggtgggggcagtggggggcgTCACGCAACCACCGCTGAGAACCATGGTGGTCTTTGCCTCGGGGATGGGGCGCTGAGCTGCAGGGGCCCCCCCAGGCCGACATGAGGGGAACTTGTACAAGGGTCCCTGCCGCAGCCCCCCGTGGGCCTCCCACACTCCCACCTCTCCTGTGGCTCCGAGCCCATACAGGGTTCAGCGCTCACGTGGCTCCCACTGTTCCCACGGCTGAGGGCTCACGTGGCTCTGAGGGCTCTGAGCTGTTACTCCAGCCACCACACAGAGGTTGTGGGGACATGGATGCCTTTGGGGACATTATTCTGTCCACCAcgtgggggttgggaggtggaCGTCTCTGGCACATGGTTCCGTCCACCACGTGGGTGTCGGGCCGTGGACATCTCTGGGAGGCGCTCCCGTCCACTCTTGGGTGACCGGAGCACCGCACGGACGCTGACACGTGTGTCCTTCTGCCGCTGGAACTCTCCAGCTCTGGGGACGAcaagtgggaggggaagggggtggtctGGCGGGCACGAGACAGGCGTCCACGACCCCGTGTACCTCTCTCTCCATCCTGTTTCAGGTGGGCTGTTCGTGGCGGGCATCAACCTGACGGAGAACCTGGCGTATGTCCTCGGGCACCCGACCGAGTCCCTCAGGAAGATGACGCTCCCCAGCCTGCCGTGCCTCCGTGCGTGGGTCCGGGAGCAGTGCCCGGGGCCGGGCGCTCAGTGCACCAACATCATCGCGGGCGACTTCATCGGGGTGGACGCGTTCGTGGGCGACGTCGTAAGACTCAACGAGAAGCTGCTTCGATGCTGACCCCTTCTGCAGCTCCTGTGGAGTGCGGGCGGACCTGGGGCGGGCTCCCCGTCTCCCCTGACGTCAGGGCGTGCCCAGGGTTGTCCCCTGACCTTGCAGGTCTTCGGCGTTCCTGGGCGGATTCACGGGACACGCTCACGGTCCACGGTGCTGTGGGCTCGCAACAGAGATGACGGACGACCCGGAACCCGGGGTCTGCTCCTCGAGGTTCGGCCCACACGGGGCCGTGGCCGCTATGGGGCGTCCCTTCCCCTGGGGCCTCGAGGGCAGCAGGAGGACGTCCTCATGGCTTCCAGCAGCCGCGTGAAGCCTCGTCACTCCGTGTCTGTGGGGTAGGACTGGGCGCGCCGGAATCCCAGTGAGAAAACCACGGAAACAGGGAAAACCTCTTCATTCTGATGGCATCAGGGCCTGTGTGTTTCCCGAGGACCGTGGGTCCCTGGGGGCTGGTTTCACTTTGGCTTCGGTGACGGTAACGTCAGGCCCGTGAGGGCCGTCCAAAGGCGAGGGCTGTTGTGcacactccctcccccttcccgaGGCCTCCGGTAGCGCCGTCTTCCTGGCGGGACGGGGACACGGGTGTGACCGGCAGCTGTGCCCACGCCGGGGGCTGCCGCGGCGTCCTCGTCCGCACAACCGGCCCCGGCGCGGCCAGTCTGTGCTGCTCCGATCTGCTGCCCGCGGCCCCAGAACCCCTCGCACTGCCGGTGCCTCAGCCCCGCTGGGAGGCTGCCCTCAGACGTCCCCGAAGTTCAGCTTCCTGGTCCCGGCTCTGGCTTCGGCTCCTGCCACTGTTCCCGTCTCCCACTGCCACGCTGGGCATTTGTCACCGTCCCTGTGTCCCCTTCCGTGGTTTCTCAAGGTCCGTCTGTCTCCGCCACGCTCCCGGCGACGAGGACGTTCCGTGTTGTCTCGTTTCTCTGTCCCGAGGCTCTGCGTTGGGGGCCTCGCGGACGGTGGTGAGACGGCCCCGTCCGGGCTAGCGGATTCCCGCACACAAGCGGCGGCCGCGGGAGCACGTGTCTTCCACGGGACAGAAGCGCCCCATCCGTCGCTCACGGGTCGCAcgcacgggggtggggggcgcccgGAGCTCACAGGCTGAACCGACTCGCCGGCTCCTCGGACGCAGGACGGGCTTTATTCGAGCAAAATCCCAATAAAGCGAGTCAGATGAGTCGCCTGCTTTCCGTGCCCGTGACGTTTACGCGGCCGCCTGTGAAGCGTGCGATCCGCGATCCCTGCGAGACGTGTCTGCGTGCCTCCTTCAAACACTCGTTACTGGTTACAAACGCCAGGCGCCGCCTGAGCTGTCGGGGAGCCGCACCGCCGACCACAGGCCACGAATACCGTCACGACAGGGTCAGCAACACTGCCAGACCCCAGACGGGGACGCGGGGACGGGAGGTGAGCGGACGCCGCTGGGAAGACGGCGCCACAGCCCTGGGCCAGCTTCTGTTCGGGGGACGCTCTGGCTCTGGGGGCTGCCACTGTTGTTCACGCTGGACAGCCGGCCCCGTGCGCTCTCCCGTCTTCCTTCCCCACGGAAACCCCAGGGCCTTGTGCGGGTGCCTGGGTTTTCCCTGCGAGCCCAGGGGGCACGCCTTGTTCTCTTGGGAATCGCGGTTGGCCTCTGTGAGCAAAAACCCTGGGGTCCGGGTGggacccaccccctccccctccccctccccctcccctccatgggCGGTCAGGCCGGTGCTAGAGGCTTCGCTGTTTCCCGGGACCCAGGGCTCGAACTCCATGACCCCAAATGTTACAGAAGTCCGTCCTTCGCACGTGAGGTCTGGGAAGCTGGCGGTTTCACATTCTCAAACGGTGAATTccagtcatcctttctgatttctctccctACAAACGGGGGCTCCGGGAGCTCCTGGAGTATCGTCTTCTGGAACGTTCCTCCTACAACGGAAGAGCCCAAGGCATTCTGTCTTCTTAGGATACCGTCCTCGACAATGACCCTTTAATCCGGGTGGGAGTGTGTTCTCTTGAGGGTAAAATCAGGCCTTTTCCAGATCTGCGCCTACACTTGGTGAGTGGACGCCGTGATTTTCGGGCCATGTCGGGAATCCAGAAGACCCTCGGGGAGCCCTGCTGGGTGCCCCTGACTCCACGGGGCTGGACAGAGCTCTGTGCTCTGGGGATCCCCCAAAGGGAGCCTCACACCGTGTCTCTGTTCTCCCCCAAAAcctgtgtccctccctcccaggcccctgaAAGCCCCCCGACCCTCCCTCCCAGAACCTGGAAGCCCCCCGACCCTCCCAGGCCCCTGAATGCCCTCCAATACTCCCTCCCAGGCCCGTGAAGCCCCGACTGTCCTAGGCGCCTCCAAAGCTCCCACCCTCTGCTGCACGCCCCCTGGAGCCCCTCGTCACGCCCCCTTCACTAAGCATCCACAGCGGACGTCAGGACCCTGCAGTCTCCAGGCCTTGGGGTGGGGACAGCAGGCGGGGGCGGGTGAGCCAGGAGAGTGAGGGACAGAGGCCTGACCCCACGTGCTCCCTTCCTTCCGTCCCCTGCACAAGGAGGGACTGGGATGGGGTGGCCAGAGCCCAGAGGGGGGCCTGCAGGCACGTGGGTGCCCCCGACACAGTACCCGGGCAGAGCGCATGGCCGAGGGGGTTCGGGGCAGAGTGGGGCACATTCCTGGGGGCACTGGACTGGGCTGcaccctgggagctggggtggcCCATGCAGGAGCTTCGCTGCCCCACAAGGTCTCTTCGGAGACCCCATAGCACCCAACCCCCAGGGGCTGAGCCGAGGGAGGCAGAAAGCGGGACGGTCCCGACTGGTCAGCCGTCCGAGGGAAGCAGCTGTCCTGATGCCCCAAGCACACCTGGGTTGTCCTGCAGTCCAGCCCGGCCACGGGGCCGGCCAGGACCATGCCGCTGGGGGACCCCGTGCTCCCCTCATCAGCTCAGCGGCCCCGACGATGCCGTGTAGGACCCTCACACCACCCTGTCCACTGTGCGGCCCCGACCACACCACGGGACCTCGTCTCAGCCGCACTCAGCCCTCGGGGCCCCCACGGGAAGGACGGGAGAGGCCGTCCGAGCACACAGCCAGAGCGCAGGGCGCTGGTGTCAGGTGCCGCCCGTCCGCACCGCAGGACCCCGCACGTGCGAGCGTCCCGGAGCCGCTGACAGACGACCACCTGTGCTGGCTTCAGAGCAGACACGTGTATTCTCCAAACGGGTCCGCGAGCCAGCACGCGGACGTGGGTCTCACGGGGCCCGCGTCAGGGGCTGGGGCCTCCGGGTGGGAACCCGGCCTCCACGCGCCCCGTGCTCCCTGCTGTCCCCGACGGCCGGCGTCCCCTCGGTCGTCCACGCCAGCGCTGCGGCGACCTGCGTCCCCAAGCTGTCTTCTCGCCTCACGCCTGAGTGAGGAGAACGCTCCCCCGTCCGTAGGaaagccccctcccccgcagACCCCCAGGCAGGCTACAGGTGTTTTCTCCTTGATCCCCGAGTTTTGAAATCTGAGTCACTCCCAGAACACCGCTGTAAGGGTCAAGACACATCGAAGGCGGAAACCAAGCGAGGCACCGTCCCGGGCGGCAACAGGGTGTCCGCTCACGTCGCCGTTCCCTCCGGAGAACGGGGAACGGCACCGGGCTCGGGCCCCCCTGCGATGTCTGCAGACGTCTCTAAGAGTGGAGGGACCGGCATCCTGTCCTGTGTCCCGGGACCTCTGGTGAAGACAGCCCCGGTCCCTGACAGGCCGTGGGAAAGGCGTGATCCCTCCAGCCTCGGCCCGTCCCAGCCGGCTGTGGGCGAGCGCGGAGCACCCCCGTTTCCTGCTGATTCAAGGATGCACCGTGTTTTCCCACGACCCGTGCTGAGAGGCTTCCGGGCTGCCGGGAGACCGTCAGGACGTCCAGGGTGCTACGCGGGGAACAGCGAGGCCCGGCTGCTGAGTCTGCGATACGCAGCAGACGGGGAAGCCGCCACCGGCCCCCTCTCGGCCGCCACGGGCAGGACGTCCTCCTGCAGGGTGGCCCACGCGTGGAAGCAAGAGAGAGGCCGTCCCGCGGCCGGAACCTGCGGGAGGCTCGTCCACTCTCACCAGGCGCACGTGGTCCGGCAGCCACAGAGCCGCTCAGTCACCGGCAAGCCGACCTCTGACTTCCAGCCGCCGGCCCTTCCCCCCTGAGCGGCCGTGGAGGGGCGGGCGGAGGCCCCGAGATGGCCGCAGACACGATGTCCATTCACTCGGGGTAGAGCTTCCTGAACTTGCCGTAGGCGGACTGGCTGATGATGACAGTGACGTCGGCCACCCCGGCCTCGGGAATCACGTGCACGTCCTGCACGGTGGCCTCCCGGTGCAGCCAGCTGTGGGTGTGTGCGAGGGTAGCGCCGCGTCAGGACCTGTGCGCGGAAGGTGCTCCGCCCAGAGCTCCGTCCCAGGGCCGCCCACGCCTTGTCGCCACCGCCCGAGGCCTGCCAACGGCCTGCCCACCAACAGCTGGCCGGCCCCGCTCGACATCGGAAACCACACGGCTCCTCTGCATGCCGGTGCCGGGCCGGCTCCGTGGCCTTTCCCACACCTGCACCCCCTGCACGGCCACGGCCCTCTCCCCCGCCAGGCCAGCCCCACGCACCTCAGCTGTGCCCCCGCCAGCCGGACCCGCAGGGTGAGGACCTGTCTCCCCGTGGCTCTCAGGACGGCGTCCTCCAGCCGCGCCTTCAGCTCTGGGAGCCCGTGCCCCAGGAGGGCGGACACGGCCACAGCCTGGGGTTCCGCCGGGCTGTACCTGGACAGGGGCAGCCCCAGACTCGGCTCCGCCTCGGAGAGATGGAGCGAGGACCCCCCAGGGACCCCGGCCCCCGGAGCTCCCACTGGGACCACCTCCGTGTGCGTCAGGATGTCGGATGGGAAGACAACGGAAACCACGATAAGGATGCAGAGAGATATGGGGGCCACGCGGACGAGGGGACTCAGAAGACCCCAAACGGCCGGTCTGCTGGCCTGTGACTGCTTGCGTGCGAAAGCCCTTCCCGGCAGGCAGGTGGGAGAAGGGTGCTCCGACCCCCTTGTCTCCCTGAGAGCAGGGGGGACGCGCCCCGGGAGGACAAAAGCGGCCTGATATTGTCAGTTCCccgtcacacaggtgccccgccGGCACCCTCCAGGCACGAGGCTCCGGGGTCGTGGGGCCGTGGGGCCGTGGGCGGGCGGGGGTGCACTCACCCGGGCAGCAGGTCCGTCTTGTTATGAACCTCCAGCATGGAGTCCAGGAGGGGGTCGGGCAGGCGCAGGCTCTGCAGGCCGGACAGGACGCTGGCTTTCTGCAGCTCCCTGTCAGGGTGGGTCACGTCCCTCACGTGGACGATCAGATCCTGAGGAGCAGACGAGCCACGCGGTGGGGACAGGGTCCCCCCGGACAGGCCGCGCCCCCGCACCCGGCCCAGGGCCTGGGCGTCTCCCGCGTCTCCAACCCCACAGGGTCCCGCCGTCCACCTGCAGGCTCCCGGGGAAACCTGCAGACTCTCGCTTACTTTGAACCCCCAGGAACCCTTTCTGCCTGATTTTAAATGGTGTGCAGGCAGGGACCCAACACGTTACCGGGAAAACGCCCAACGGGGAAGAGTAAGAATTGCTCGTAATTCTGCCCCCGGAAGCAGAGGGAGCGCTTCCGTTCTGCAACGTTTGCTCCCAGGTCTTCGAGGCACTTAAAATTCAGAAGATCAGCACTTTGTTCCCGAAGCGTTTGGTTTTGGAACGGCAAACAGGGAGGCAGTAACCGCCGCCGCCGTTCCCGGGAGCACAGGCCACGATCAAGGGGTGACTCCGGTGTGCTCCTGTCTTTTCGGAGTCACgcatctcttcctttctgtcctggGACGCCGGGCAGGACGTGTGTCCCGTCCGTCACCCCTCCTGGCTCCTCTGAACCCTGACCACGTTCAGCACGTGTGGGCACTTTGTGGGACGCCCTTCCGTTGGCGTGTGCTGTTTCCTCGTGCTGACGCTAGGTCGGGGTTTTGGCGGACGCCCCAACAGCACATGCCGTTGCGTCCCATCACCCCACAGCCGCACACGACGCGGACCCCAGGGCCAAGGGGCAGGAGTCCCAGGTCTCCCTGCAGAGGGGCTCCACCTCCTTCCGGAATCCGTCTTGGAAGGTCACTAGCAAGGCCTCGCGGTCAGGGGGAGTGAGGTGCCATTTCCGGATGGGGGAGGGACGGGAGTCCTCGGGTTGTCACAGGCGAGACCTGGGCTCTGGGCTGTGCTGTGTATGAGGGTAACCCAGGCCCTAGCGCTGCAACAGGTATGACGGAATCTGGTCGCCGTGTCGTGTCGTGAGTGCGAGGACCCGGCCCCCAGGGCTGTGATGCAAGCGATGGGACCTGATCCCTGCGCTGCATCGTGTGTGACGGGCCCCGGGCCACAGGGCTGTGTCACGTGTGAGGAGACCCAGCCTCTGGGCTGTAACCCTAACCCTCAGACTGTCGTGTGTGAGGGGACCCGGTCTCAGGGTTGTGTCATGAAGGAGACGACCCCAGCCCTGGGTTGTGCTGCGTCCGCGAGGCTCTGGACCCCTTGTTGTATCACGCGTGAGGGAATCTGGAGCCTGGCTGGTGTCACGTGTGAGGGGACCCGGTCTCCAGGGTTATGTGTGAGGGGTCCAGTCCCCAGGGTTGTGTTGTGTGTGACGGAACCTGGCCTCAGGTAATGCTGGTGTTTCAGGGCATTCGGCCCCTGGGATCATCCCACACTCACCGAATGAGCCACGTCTTCCAGGGTGGCGGAGAAGGACTCGATGAGGCTGTGTGGCAGCTGGGAGAGGAAGCCGATGGTGTCCATGTAAATGACGGCCATGCGGGAGGGCAGCCGCCCAGCATGAGCGGTGACGTCCAGGGTTGCAAACAGCTGATCCCGGGGCTGGACAGCGTCGTCGCCTGTCAGGGCCTTAATCAGCGTGGTTTTTCCTGGAAGGTGGGCCACGGCAGACACATGCATGACGGGCCCCTCGCACGGGCCCCACTGTCCACTGCTGTCCCTCGGCGGCTCCAAGTCTGACCCACGTGCCCCTGGCCTGTGGTGGCCGCCGTTTGTGAGGTCTCTGACCTCCCAGGTCTCGTCTCTGCAGGACCCTTGGGGTGCCTTGAGGTGGAGACGATGCTGCTCCCCGTTGTGCACGGGGGTCAGGAGGTCCAGGCTTGGGGCATGAGAGGCACCCACAGgatggcgccggggccgccagggTGGGGATGTGTGAGTGGGAGAGGGGTGCGTGGGCGCCCGGCAGATGAGGGTCCTGGTGTAGACGCGAGAGTCCTATCTGTACGTGAGGGATACAGGACTGGTGTTCACACAGACCAGGCGGGTCCCCGTGTGCCTGAGACGCAGGGTATCGGCATACAGAAGAGCGACGGCAGACACGAGGGGGATGGACTAGGAACGCGTCAGAGGGTGGTGTCTGTGTAGACGGGATGACGGCGGACACGAGGGGGATGGACTAGGAACGCGTCAGAGGGTGTCTGTGTAGACGGGATGACGGCGGACACGAGGGGGATGGACTAGGAACGCGTCAGAGGGTGTCTGTGTAGACGGGATGACggtggagtgggggcagggacacTGCGTCAGAGGGTGGGTGTCTGTGTAGACGGGATGACGGTAGCGTGTGTGTGCTGTCTCAGCGCATGGGTGTCTCCGTGACGGGTGACGGTGCCGATGGAGTGTGATGGCGTAGACCGTCGGGAGCTGTGTGTGTCCGACGGCCTGCAGAGATTGCTCCCCCACAGCCTTACCAACAGGTGGACCCGCGTCCGGACCCGCACGCGTGCTCGGGGCACACTGGCCCCGGGCCCTCAGAGATGGCCAGTGGCCACTGGGAGAGCCTGACCTGAAGGTGAAGCAGGAGGGGACCCGCCTGCCGTGGGGTGACCGGGCACCGTGGACGGACAGGAGGTGCCGGGTTACAGACGCCTCCTCGTCCCATGCGCCGGCCAAGCCCCAGGGACCCCAACAGACCCCCGTGACGCCCGTGCACCACGCACCGAGCCCCCGTGTTCCCCGCCCCACACGGCCACAGAGCAGTTGCCTGTGTTTCGCACAGTGGTGAACCGTGGTGCAGACAGGGGTCGCCGAGAGCTAGGTGTATCCCCGGTGCGCCGTCCCAGGTTTGTGGGAAgttccctctctcctgggacATGGACCGccagctccttgaggacaggggtGGTGGCGTCACGGTGGTCTCCGACCACACACGGGCACCAGACCTTAGGGTGGCTCAGGCTGGCGGGGCGAGCTCGAGGGTGAGGAAGTGAGCCCGCCGTGCTTGCCCCGTAGGGGACGGTCCCGTGAACCCAGGGCCTCAGCACGAAGGAAACCCGAGGGTCGGCATCCTGCCTGCGACCGCGCTAAGCCCACACGTGAACGGAACCCTGAGACGTGTCCTGACGTCTTATCGGACGCAACCCGGATGGTTCTCCTTCTCCTACGGGCAGGTCCTACCGGGAATGAGCTTAAAAacgtcttgtttttttttcctatcactgAGTTTAAAACGCCGCGGTAAGAGACGGGAGCCCTGTCCACCGTCTGGCGCTCGACAACCACACCGTGACCTGACGGGGTGTGGGCCGTGGGCACTGTGACTCCCCGAGGACAGCGGCCCCGCTTTCCACCTGTCTCATCGGTCGGCCCTCTGCGTGCCACGGTCGTGGTGCATCTGCTACGGATTCTCCCCAAACACACGAGCCCGGCGCAAAGGTACGGGGTGCGAGGGCAGCGCGGACCCCACGTCTCACGCCCCGAGGGCTCTCACCACAGTTGGTGTACCCCACCACGGCGATCACCGGGAACTCCTGCCGCCTCCGCTGCCTGCCCAGGAGACGCCGTTTCTGCCTCAGTCTCTCCAGAGCCTTCCGGATCTTCGTTTCCTTTTCCTTCAAGAGGCGCTGCTGCACCTGCATGAACGATTCTCCTAGAAACGCAGTGATCGCGCGTCAGCGAGCGGAGGAGGCAGCAAAGACGTCCGCGCAAAGGGCGCCATGGAGGTCCCTGTGCGGGATATGGACTGGGATCCTCTCACTGGGGTCCCCCTAGCCTGCTCTACCACGAGGCCCCTGCCTCCACGTCTTTCCATCGGCAAGACGGCTTTGTGCAGCAGAAGGGGGTCTTGCCCGTGGCCTTCTGCCCTCTGAGATCAGCGGCGGGAGGAAGAGGGAGCCTTGCAAGGACAGCCCCGTGAAATCCACAGCCGACTCGAGAGGTGCCCGTAAAGACACGTCTGCATCCCGACCCCCAGGACCCGTGAACGGGACCCTGTTTCGGAATAGGGTCTTGGCCCATACAAATGGTCAAGGATCTGAGATGGGCTCATCCTAGACGAGGGGGGCCCTAAATCAGAACACAAACGTCCACATAAAAGAtggcaagagacagagagaaaaagccacgtaaggacagaggcagagaggggagggatgtCGTGATCAGCCCAGGGATGCCTAGAGCCCCGGAAGCtgaaagaggcaggaaggaccaaCTCCTAGAGCGTCAGGAGAGAGcacagccctgccctgcctggatctcagcatccTTGTCCTGCCTGATCACAGCATCCCAGCTCCACCTGGATCTCAGCGGTCTTGCCATTCCTGGATCGCAGTGGCCCTGTCCCGCCTGGATCTCAACATCCTTgtcctgcctggatctcagcatcTCTGCCTTTTCTGGATCTCAGTGACCCTGCCCTTCCTGGATCGCAGTGGCCCGGCCCTGCCTGGATCGCAGTGGCCCTGTCCTGCCTGGATTTTACTATCCGCCgcacctggatctcagactctgcTCTCCGAAGCTGGGAGGATAGATTCCTGTGGTTTTTAAGCCCCCAGTTTGGGTCCTCTGTGCCAGCTGCCCCCGGAGACGGCCTACATATCTCACTTTGTCTGAAGATGACACACACAAGGCCCACATGCCGCCCTTGCCCCACTGTCTCTTTCAGCAACGCTGTCCTCTTCCCTAGGGGTGGCTGCTGGGACATTCCCCCCGCCTCCCCGAGCACCCTGTGACAAGACCTCACACGTTACCTGACCCCATGATATAGCGCGAGCCCCGTCCTTGTCCACCCGGGCGGGCAGTGCTGCTTTTCAGGTGGGTCCTGCCGTGGGAAGGGGGCCTCTCAGCAGACAGGAATGGAAACACCTGCCCGTCCAGCGCGAGCACGGCACGTGCCCACACAGACGAGTGAGGACAAGAACTCTGGGTGCAGAGAACAAGGCCAGGTGGTCTCCCCCCTGCCCAGGCCATCACACCGCGGACGGAGGGCCCCACAGTGGGGTGATGGGCCTACCAGGGGGACGTGCCCGGGCAGACATGCTGCTTGGACACGGCGCCTGACAAGCCAGCTGTCCGGGAGGGCGTGGCCAGCCCCGCACTCTGTCCTCGCCACACTCCAGTGGCCATCGAGTCCGACGCAGAACCGCCAGAAGAGGGTCTGGGGTACGCTGCCACAGCGGGCCTGTGCCAGGTACCTGAGAAGGGGCAGCTCGGCCAGCGCCACCTGCAGCCGCGCCTCCCGAGTCCGGGCGTTGCAGCGGAAGATGTGAAGGACC
Protein-coding regions in this window:
- the LOC123935774 gene encoding putative GTP-binding protein 6 isoform X1 gives rise to the protein MWALRATVRPGAWVFRVVRGHGAPRAPPPLPAFPDRALAAFGPGGLKGPGGGGRGPRADGPSGRAGKEEEPEDAEEEEEEELLRRDPLLPAGTQRVCLIHPEVKRGPRKQQLTGAEWQVAEAEALVHTLDGWSVVERTVVPSKTPEGKLIFGKGTLEHLTENIRGSSEITAVFLNVERLATPTKKELEASWGVPVFDRFTVVLHIFRCNARTREARLQVALAELPLLRTHLKSSTARPGGQGRGSRYIMGSGESFMQVQQRLLKEKETKIRKALERLRQKRRLLGRQRRRQEFPVIAVVGYTNCGKTTLIKALTGDDAVQPRDQLFATLDVTAHAGRLPSRMAVIYMDTIGFLSQLPHSLIESFSATLEDVAHSDLIVHVRDVTHPDRELQKASVLSGLQSLRLPDPLLDSMLEVHNKTDLLPGYSPAEPQAVAVSALLGHGLPELKARLEDAVLRATGRQVLTLRVRLAGAQLSWLHREATVQDVHVIPEAGVADVTVIISQSAYGKFRKLYPE
- the LOC123935774 gene encoding putative GTP-binding protein 6 isoform X2 — protein: MWALRATVRPGAWVFRVVRGHGAPRAPPPLPAFPDRALAAFGPGGLKGPGGGGRGPRADGPSGRAGKEEEPEDAEEEEEEELLRRDPLLPAGTQRVCLIHPEVKRGPRKQQLTGAEWQVAEAEALVHTLDGWSVVERTVVPSKTPEGKLIFGKGTLEHLTENIRGSSEITAVFLNVERLATPTKKELEASWGVPVFDRFTVVLHIFRCNARTREARLQVALAELPLLRTHLKSSTARPGGQGRGSRYIMGSGESFMQVQQRLLKEKETKIRKALERLRQKRRLLGRQRRRQEFPVIAVVGYTNCGKTTLIKALTGDDAVQPRDQLFATLDVTAHAGRLPSRMAVIYMDTIGFLSQLPHSLIESFSATLEDVAHSDLIVHVRDVTHPDRELQKASVLSGLQSLRLPDPLLDSMLEVHNKTDLLPGCANLQTDLGTPAQLGSVSQD